A window from Micromonospora profundi encodes these proteins:
- the rsmI gene encoding 16S rRNA (cytidine(1402)-2'-O)-methyltransferase, with protein MSEAGRLILLGAPLGNPADASARLREVLASADVVAAEDTRRLTRLARDLDITVGGRIVSYFEGNEERRTPELVEVILGGYTVALVTDGGMPSVSDPGYRLVRAALDAGAPVTVAPGPSAVTTALAVSGLPCDRFCFEGFLPRTPGARRSRLRALVAEERTLVFFEAPHRIGAALTDLAETFGADRPAALCRELTKTYEEVLRRPLGELARWAADGDPRGEITLVVAGAPVTAAERPDDDTLRAAVAEREAAGLSRRDAITEVATEYALRRRDVYTIVHS; from the coding sequence ATGTCCGAGGCTGGGCGCCTCATTCTGCTCGGTGCCCCGCTCGGAAACCCCGCCGACGCGTCGGCCCGGCTCCGGGAGGTGCTGGCCAGCGCCGATGTGGTGGCCGCCGAGGACACGCGCCGCCTGACCCGGCTGGCCCGTGACCTCGACATCACCGTCGGTGGTCGGATCGTCTCGTATTTCGAGGGCAACGAGGAGCGCCGGACCCCGGAACTGGTCGAGGTGATCCTCGGCGGCTACACGGTTGCTCTGGTCACCGACGGAGGCATGCCGAGCGTCTCCGACCCCGGCTACCGACTGGTCAGGGCCGCGCTGGACGCCGGGGCGCCGGTCACCGTCGCCCCCGGGCCCAGCGCGGTCACCACCGCCCTCGCCGTCTCCGGGCTGCCCTGCGACCGGTTCTGCTTCGAGGGGTTCCTACCTCGGACGCCCGGCGCTCGCCGGTCCCGTCTGCGGGCGCTCGTCGCCGAGGAACGCACCCTCGTCTTCTTCGAGGCCCCACACCGGATCGGCGCGGCGCTCACCGACCTGGCCGAGACGTTCGGCGCGGATCGGCCGGCCGCGCTCTGCCGGGAACTCACGAAGACCTACGAGGAGGTGCTCCGCCGCCCTCTCGGTGAACTGGCCCGCTGGGCCGCCGATGGCGACCCGCGCGGGGAGATCACCCTTGTGGTCGCCGGGGCGCCGGTGACCGCAGCGGAACGTCCCGACGACGACACACTGCGCGCGGCGGTCGCCGAGCGGGAGGCGGCCGGCCTGTCCCGCCGGGACGCGATCACCGAGGTCGCCACCGAGTACGCCCTCCGCCGCCGCGACGTCTACACGATCGTGCACAGCTGA